CACGTGCAGTTCGTCGCTGGGAAGAAGCAAAAAGTAAAGGGGAAGAACTTAGTCTGGAAGCAATTGAAAAAGAGCTTATCTGGCGAGATAAAAATGACTCAACCAGAAAAATTTCTCCACTTAAACAGGCAGAAGATGCCATCCCAATAGATACAAGTAATATGACAATTCCACAGCAGGTAGATTTTTTGTACGAGATAATTTTGCGAGGTAAAAATGCGTAGAACTTATGCAGCGATTACAGCTTTAGTTCGATTATACATGAGAATATTCTGGCGATTGAAAATATATAATAAAGAACGTTTGAGCAATTTGCAAAATTGCATAATTGCTGCTAATCACATTTCAGCTTTCGATCCGCCTTTTATTGGATCTTTGGTGCCTTTTGAAATTCACTATCTTGCAAAATGGGAACTTTTCAAGAATAAACTTTTCGGTGCATTTTTGCTCAGCGTAAATTGCATTCCAATAAAAAGAGGAAGAATTGATAAATCTGCTATAACTCGAGTAAAATTGGTGCTTCGCAAAAAACGATCTATCCTGATCTTTCCAGAAGGAACCAGAAAATCGACTCGAGTTAAATCGGGAATCGGCAAATTTGCTATCGAGGCGAAGACGGATATTTGTCCGGTTTACATCGAAAATTCAACTGATTTCTGGTCTTGTTTTCTTGGTAAAAAAAGGTTGAAAATAGTAATTGGAGAAAAAATAAAATCTGATGAATTTGCAGGTTTGCAAGCAAATAAAGAAAATTATCAGAAGCTATCAGAAAATGTAATGAAAAAAATATTAGAGTTGAAAAATGAGTGTTAGAATTGCCAGAAATTCAGGTTTTTGTTTTGGAGTGAAAAGAGCTATAAATTTAGCTTTGGATGCTGCCAAAAATCATGATTCAATCATAACTCTGGGGCCGATAATTCATAATCCTCAGATGGTACAAAAACTTGCCAGTGAAGGTATCATGAGTGTGGATGATACAAAAGAAATTAATAATAGACCAACTATCATCCGTTCT
The genomic region above belongs to Candidatus Cloacimonadota bacterium and contains:
- a CDS encoding 1-acyl-sn-glycerol-3-phosphate acyltransferase; its protein translation is MRRTYAAITALVRLYMRIFWRLKIYNKERLSNLQNCIIAANHISAFDPPFIGSLVPFEIHYLAKWELFKNKLFGAFLLSVNCIPIKRGRIDKSAITRVKLVLRKKRSILIFPEGTRKSTRVKSGIGKFAIEAKTDICPVYIENSTDFWSCFLGKKRLKIVIGEKIKSDEFAGLQANKENYQKLSENVMKKILELKNEC